tacctactgttaaagttagccaattCTAACATTGAtatgaggatggtgggtagtgGAACTAAACAAAATCTGTTCAGCTAATCGAGccaaaggtttcttgcatgaaacccaaaacattcttacctgatctggaatcctttctggaacTTACTAccaccagaagttggattccattcagggagcaatGCTCTCATATGTGTGCAGCGAAGAGCAGCCTTGTGGAGAAAACCACTTAATTCagtcagaatgaaacagaagcgGTGTGAGgggacccctgtgcctgggtccaaaagcccAATAAAACGAGTCGctataaataaatacctttatgatacACAGGTAAGGTCCTATACAATACATGTAACTTCATGCTCCGCAAAATATTAAAACCAGGATTTAAACCAGAGAGCTTAGAAGATTGCTCTTTCTTCAGTTCAGGAATAGACTACCTGTTACTACTActggactaagggctttactaTTTTCAAACACGATACTGCATACTTAAGGCAGTGAGCGGGAAAATGCAAATTGCACTTATGCTGCGTTGTATTAATCCCATCCTCAGGCAACAAATTGTCATAATACTAAATGAAGATGCAACAGCTCTCACATTAAGAATGTTAATCTTCATTAAAGGTAAAAGGTATGGAGCTGGTTCTCATGCACTAGCCTAATTAAATGTCACAGAGAAACCcatgttctttgacaaagacattctaggtttctaaaaccacaaaataataGATTAACTTAGCCTTTTCCTGACTTAACCTTTGAcagacattctaggttttctaaaaccacaaaacaaaaaattaactttgcctcctccagcCTTCAACATTGACAAAGACAGCTATGTTttataaaaccacaaaataaaggTTAACTTTGGCTCTTCCAAGCTTAACCTTTGACAATGAAATCTACGTTTTCTAcatccacaaaacaaaaggttaactttgcctcttccaggcttaacctttgacaaagaaaTCTACATTTTCtacaaccacaaaacaaaaggttaactttgcctccaggcttaacctttgacaaagatgttctaggtttctaaaattacaaaacaaaggaTAACTTCCTCTTTCAGGCTTAACCTATACCTATCTAAGTAAGTTTTAACTGAGGCCTAACCTATCTAAGTAAGTTTTAATTGTCCCAACAGGACATAagtgtttctttcttcttcttcccaacctAAGAGGTTAAATTGGAATTCTTACTGTTCTCTGAAAAACTCAAGCCTTAACATCACTCTCAGCTCTAAGGCAAAGATAACACAGCCTTAAGGAGAGTGCTTTCAGTAAATTTACTCATTTAACTGCCGTGCTAAATAAAAGAAGGTTTCAtagtaaataattcaatggaactcattccagagggccaaaagaatctgcagataaaatttagaATCCAACTGTCACAGGGCAGTCCTAGGTTCAGGCTATAGACGGGCGAGACACCGACACCTTACCTCTCATAAGGGAACACGAGAATGACTGCACACTGTGAGGGGCCCAGGAGCAGTTCCCTAACCAACTCCAGACACTTTgtactgaccaaaataaggtCTACGCCCTGTTCTAAATTCTCAATACGCTTTTTCCCAAACCGAAAGGGGAGCAGAAGGTGGAGCTAAAGAGGAAGACTCAGCACTAACTAAAGCATTAACAAAGGAAAAGCTTAGAATGAGTATGGATAACTACAGATGAAGGACCTGaagaagggggagaaatgacagACTTGTAACCTGACCTAACTAATTCCTTTCgcaatctatctgcttcccttcttTTCCTATACTAACAAACTTCAGCAGAAAGTCCTTTGAAAATCCCTACTTCCACACACTtattctcaagatcacacttAAAACCATGCAGCCAGTGTAAACAGTGTATATCTCCTAGAAAATCAACATCCAGCTAAgagtaatcattcctacagaaactgatgttcttagccttgattccagcggaggcatcctaggaaaaataaatgtacagtatcaTGATAACAGCAAacagccatgaaataccaacaagcatCTATACACACtggcagcaaggagaattctaCCAAGCTtaaacattcgaaacacacctattggagaacaggtgtactagacagtcaacCAGGCAGccatttgttcttttgtttgaatgctgactcgcCTATCAGCACAGAAacataagctaactttaacagcagttatgattcatcccaaataataattGCTTACAAGGGATGCAACCAAGATGTTTCCTCTACTGTCACTTCAATGAACATTCTTAAAAATGGTTGCAGAGTAGAATTTATAGCTTGTACCACCTAAAAAGCTTATACTGAGGCTTGACTATAATTTCTGGTATAGTGTAAGTGGGAAACTGTTTTCGAGGTAAAACCAAAAACCGAAGCACCCTCATCAGCTGTCAATGCAAGATCATTGGGTATGCATACTGTATAGGTAACAAGGGGACTGgtttcaacaaaattaaaaaaccagCTATCCTTCACATGATCTAATCACTGCTATTAACTGTACAAGAGTACTATAATATCAATCAGTTGTGTGTACTTAAATACGACCAAAAAAAGGCATCCCAAACTGGTGCAattcttttaaaatcaaaatttccattgaaaaacAACAGAGGAACTTACCTAACACTGTACACACAGCTTTCCAACATTCAAGGAAGCATGCCTGCTATTCCTCATGGAAACAGGACACcacctgaaaatatccaaaaattatttacttatataaactTTTGATGATTGTACAGTCATCCCTCGTCATATTGCGGTTCACTCAACAcggatttttaaatttaatatatctaaatttgtatCGCGGATTTTTCGCTATATTGTAGGATTttgcagtatttattatttttatctttgtggtAAAATAAGATTTTCTAGCCTAAAATATTTTCacgactaaatacattttttatgataaaatgatttactaattttcaattattaatactaatgtaaacagcaaaaatttataaaatgctaaattaaaatcccgcaaaatcacaaaacagcttaccaataaACGTAAACACCCGAGTtcaatttctatctctctctgtatgcatatcttattaaaaaaaatagcaaaatttcaataaaaccttttacttaaagaataaactatattatcgtaatatatatgtaaaatgaaaaaacaagctATATTAtcgtgatatgtaaaaataaaaaaacattaattctgTTGAGAATGTCCATGCATGACGTTGAGCTTTGTGCTCGTCCTCTATGTTATGCTTATGTTGTGAGGTGGCCTGAGCGAAGCGTCACGATGTAGGTACTTAGTAGGTCGGATCTCCGAGGTAAATAAAGTTAGTTTTTTTATGTCTGCCTTTGATTTCACCTGCCACACTGGTCTACACGATCAACAAATGGTAGCAGAGCGTGGCTGTGGCAGGAAGGAGACGATTAATGAGCAATTTAGAAGAAAAGACAACATAAACATAGGTAGCGTCGGTGAACGTGGCGGGCCGCTGGCGTTGCCAGTTTTCGGCACTGATAAAGGTTATGACCGCTGGAAACAAGAGCTGAAAGCACGGCAGCTTGTCACAAGTATCGagaaaccaaaacaagctgtggTTGTTGCCCTGTTGTTCCCGGAAGGAAGTAAGGTAAGGAGCAAGATTTTCGAGGAAGTGGATATAAGGGAGTAAATATGTTAACTCTGTTGAGAATGTCTGTGCATGACATTGTGCTTCATGCTCGTCCTCTGTTTATGTTATGCTTATGTTGTGTGGCAGCCTGAGCGAAGCGTCACGGTGTAGGTACTTCGTAAGTTGGATCTCCGAGGTAAATAAAGTTAGTTTTTTATGTCTGCCTTTGATTTCACCTGCCACACTGGTCTACATGATCAACTCCATCGTCCCGACATCTGTAactgtttttactgtaggtatgtgttgccatattttttcctttctctgatttactgaacaGTGCTTCAGTACAAGTTTAGTAGtcgactatgattatcacacatataacagtacacaagaatATTTCaccactgttgatgtttcatctctaatcactgtaaatattttaaaatccgaatttcttATGTAAGCAACTCAAGGTTACTGTATACTCCCTCATCCCCATCTTCTCAAGTCAAGACTGTCCCAAGCTATTGCTGTGAGACTTCGATAATACGCAGtaacaccagttctctctctctaaatgaaaagtgaattacTTTATCATAGCTTTTAtgtacataattaaaattaataattatcccattaataactttgtttcttttagcaactaaaaattattttcttaattctttcaatagtagtgagcagcttcagtcagtcagctgattctcaaaacgtaaacattacaaacgTGGGACGATCGGTTTTATTTGTGCACAttacgatgataacagatcaaaatagtaataccgtatactaaatggattctgtaagtgaaataacatattaatgtgtttacattaatattaatatatgaaaattagtaaatcattgtaacatgtactATATACACAAGAGaacttttatcactgttgatgctcTATTCCTTGAACTACTATGTAGGTTTAAGAGTATAgaaagtgtttaagtgcataggaagtgtttacaGCTGTGTTGGAAAGATTAATAAGTTTATAAGTGTGGGGAGGGTttataaagccttaaaatatatatgtatacaataaataataaaatattaggtTGTTACTTCGCGGACTTTCGCCTACCGCAGGGGGGTTCTAGAACCTAAGCCCCGTGATAGACGAGGGCCAACTGTAATACATTTAATACTTCAATTTCAGACCTGTATCAACTAATGGAGGCCAAAGTGAAAGACATTTCACTGTGGTACTATGTTAGTGAATTAATCTTGGTTGGATATAGAGCCCCAAAGGCAACCACCTAACAGAACGTTAAAATGGAAGACACAAAGCTTCTGCTTTGGGGGTAATGTGACCAACCTCATTGTAATACTCAAGGTCCCTGACTATATGCATTaattgtaaaatacagtaatgGTCTTGAGTACCTTGATGTACAATAAAGAAaatcgtatgagagagagagagagagagagagagagagagagagagagagagagagagagagagagagagagagagagagagagcactataaaataaaaatcaatctatTAGAATAGCATAACATTATATTTATCTCACATTGGTCCCCCTCCCacaacggtatttttttttttagagctgcCATGAAAGGTGAGCTTACCAaagggatattaaaaaaaaaaaaaaaaaaaaaaaaaaacttagctgtgtaacaggaaaactaaagatatatactttagttaccttcattttcaattttttttaaaaaaacaaagttgcaACTAAATGAAGTTTCAACCAAATAAATTTCATCTTAGTACAGTGATAAGAGAATTAATTTTGGTTGAACATGAAGCCCCAAGTCAATCACTTTTCTGAACGGTTGAATTGTACACAAAGCATCTGCTAAGATGCTGTGACCAACTAATGGAAAACTACACAGTTAAAAACTTTACAACCATTTGCAGATTCTACAAACTTTAAAGCACaatctaagaaaaataatcttgcaCAATTTTAAATGTGTTCAAAATTGCATTTCACTGGCAGAAAATCTGTAACATTTTCCAAGGTTAATCTTAACAAATAATTCacggaatatttttcaaaattctttgtaCCCATCGACAGGGAAAATTTTGGTAAATGGCATGCTAATACTAAGTTGATCTCTGCTTTCAACACCAGTTTCCCTGTATTGGCAATCTCCATAAAAATGTCAAGACCAAAAAATTCACCAGATGTGACTTCGAATAACCATGTAGTACAACCAGCTGATTAAGAAGAGCTAGTAAGTTTGACATACACTACATCTACTGTACTAAATTTATAGAGATGTTCCTCACCAGTTCTGAACACAACCTTGAAGTCTCTCCACCAACCCAAAACCATcaacctgaataaaaaaatgtgtgcTTTAGTACAAACTTGGCAAATATATCAACAATGAATACCAAAACACCAGTCCACCCTGCGTAACATCGTTACTGTTAAAATTTTACCCTTGTACAATTCTCATCAGTGGAATAAATTTAGTATTAGatggttaaaataagaaaataccagCAATGCACAAGAGCACTCTGATCTAGCCTTGCTTGACAAACTGCTatccaaaaatttcataaaataggCCACTCCTGAAATAAGACACCCTTTGTAGACAAACTATGCATTTATTTCATACTAACTAGATTTAAAATTCACAGTAACTAGGAAACAGCAGATACtcaggactaaaaaaaaaacattcttcaaaaGTATTTAAACTAGCCCTAATACtttatgtacaattttttttaatggcatttaAACTAGTCATTAGCACTcaagaacaaatataattttatgtattccTAATGAGAATTTGTTCTCctgaatatacagtatagttaaaagtaataaaagtattCTGTGGAACATGGATAATTacagcaaaaaatatttcatggcagcctcaagaaatttgttttgtctttctaACACTACTATTACTAGTAAAACCATTACTAGAAAGACAATTTCCTCTCGCATTGATTTTTGGCCATCCAAGTCTTTTAGCCTTGCATGGAATTCCGTAATGCATAAACAAAACTCCGAGTTCTACCCCTTTTTCCTTACACGGACAAATGAAGTACTaacatttataatgaattttcaaCATCTCAAGTTACTACAAGAAATAAAGTAGGAAGAATAGCAGCAAGCTTTCAAATCTTACCAATATCAGGCATACAAATAAAAGTTAAGTTACATGTATCTTGAACACTTAGGGGTTCCCTAATCCAAATTCCAGTTCTGTAATTCAGACATGAGTACTACCAAATATtctctggggaaaaaaaaaaaaaaaaaaaaaaaaaaaaaaaaataagaaagataaaaacatcaTGAGTTATGACCTACCTTGTATCACTCCATTGTAACCAAGACTTTCCCCTGCTGGATCCTCCCACTGGTTCTGTTTGAAATAGAAAGCACAGGGAGAATGGGCAAGGAAACAACTTAAATATCGGTCACGATGATGTGCTTTTAATAAATGACTTAAGGATTTCaagttgcatatacatataatccaATTTCAACAATGGTACGAGGATTATAGAAGATAAGTACTGTACTTACACTTGTTTAACTTCTGATATGGTGTACTGTACTTATCTCTTGCAAAAAACATAAGCTTTTACAAGTCgtttcttttccaataaaatatcCCCCAAAATGGACCCAAACGATGTAGTTTCCAGCTGACAAAATTTTCTAAGTAATTCACCAtactcatttaaaaaattaaggtcatatatgcacatacacaacTTCACTTTACTCGAGTAGTCTGAAATTTCTATTAAAGAGCAACATTTAACAATTTACCAGCAGTTAACATTTACATGTACACAAACCAGTGCCACATGGTCTAGATCAAACAAGATTTTTGAAAATTGCAATGAAGGTTGCGTCACAATGAGCTTTACAATATCAACAACTCGGTACTTCACCAGGACAAATGAAATAACTGTTACACTCTCATTAATTTATTGAGGTCTTCGGCTACCACGTCCAAAGCCGCCGCCACCACGGCCAAAACTGCCGCTgctctgaagaaagaaaaaccaacCTTCAGAGTTAATATCAACTTCCTGGGCTGTTAACtacacaataataaaaactaataaagattCTGGGAAGGGAAACTTTATCAAAATCACAGAGAACACAATTTAAGTGGGAATTCATGAACTCTAGTCTTTATTACTTACGAATTCCATTGAGGCAGAGCCAGCACCAGCATCACCAGTCTTATCAACGCCTTGGGGTGCACGTCTGTAGGCATCACGTGAACCTTCTCCACGAGGTCCTTCTGGGCGAGACTGAATAGGCCTTGGTCTGCCTTCCAAGCGTGCAGGCTTCTTGAGAGTAGCTGGAACAatctaggaaagaaaaataaataaataaaaaaaattatcctttctgGATTGTGCTTTAAGTGTCACTCTAGTTCACAGCTAAGATTTTTTTAACTGTTCATTACAATATCAGCAGATAAAAGTgcacactattaaaaaaaataaagcatataaatCCTTCCTTTATcagaggcacaaaaaaaaaattaaaataaatccaaaaacctacccatttcttttatatgccatgttttAGGAACATTTAATCaatcttctgtaaaaaaaaaaaacacagactagAACTCTATTTATATAATGGAATTGTAAAATACTTGGCATTATGAGAAACATTAACTGAAATTACCTCAGCTGGCAGATGTAGAAAATCTCTCAGGTACTGAATCCCTTCATTGGTAAGTCTCCAGTAGTAGTGGCGCCAGGCAAAATTCTGTTCTACATAACCACGTGACTTCAAGCTCTGGAATAAATCACCAAATTTCAAGTTAGAGATTTAGGTGCTcaacaaatttatattattttcagcaGCCGTATCTATCTAACGTTTCTCGTCTCACAAGGCAAGTCAGCCTTAGAGGGCCatatgaaaaatgattaaaaaaaggtCTTTAAGTCCTCCTCTAATAAGGGTGGGCCAGCCTTAGTTCGAGAGAAGGCCACAATGATTcaacttgaaaaattttttctgcaACAAATGTGCTTCCCAGTATTCATCTTAtattagttttgaaatttgtGCACTCATACAATTTCATACATAATTCTGCTTGTAAATTACATCTTACCTGCAGGGCTTTGATGACGTGCAGGTTAGGGATCTTTTCCAATTCAGGATGTTTGGGCATAAACAAATCTCTCTCGGCTACCATAACACCCTCTGCAAAAACATAAAAGCTTTGTAGGGTAATTTAAGCAAAAACTGGATATGAATACATTATATGTATCTGACATCATTTACCATGTGTACAGTATTATTTGAGTGTTTATTCCCCAATAAAGCAGGAGTTGCAGGAACATCATATTCAATGTAACACGAGCATAAAGTTCCTCAAAATACTGACATACCTTTGAAGAGGTGTTCATATATTGCAACTCTATTGGCTTTTGGCATCAACATCTTGGCAGGTCTACAGTCAAGACACAACTggaataaaagacaaaaccaTGAAATACCTGCACCTTCAAGAAgtgtataaaatgtttaaaacaaaaacaatgtttaaCTTACATTCCTCCATTAGGTAAAACATTTATGTTTAGTACGGTGTACTAAGAAAGTCAcaatgaaaagtgaaattaatGTTTGTCACAATGATTGCAGCTCACTAATTCTTCTCCTGAAGGTTTGGCTGAATAACAGACTGCAAGATGAAACCAGGTGATCTTTCAGACAAAAAGGATTTATGATGAAAGGAACTATATGttatattattctaattattttacCCACAAAACTGGGAAAAACACATATCTGGGGTGAAAAATCTTTATACTACTATTTTATTGGTTTAAGTATATTAACATCTGCAATGGTGGAAACtattacataaattattttgaaaacttcaGTGTGCAGAAAATGGGGAAACCCTTAGTTTAAATTATAACTGATACATGCACAAACAACATCTAGTATATGGAAGTGTATATAAACTACTGTATAggggcagtccctggttattggcaatctggttttacggcacttgtctagcgacgacaataacaattttcggcaccgatatcCGCTTATTGGCGCCGGTAAGCACTGATATTTGTCAATTTCCGGTTACCGACACGCTGTCGGGGACAGAACCACTGCCGATacccgggaactgcctgtatactTGCTTAGGGAACCACTAAGTTCCCTCTTCTTATTTTTCAAATGGTACACAGGGCAGGCTCAGTATAAGGGCCAAGGATGCCTGATGTGGTTGGCAAGAGGTTTTCCTTAaccaaaccccctttttttttcatttttatttttttatcttcacccatgaattcattttcaaaaccacCACTCTACTGCCCTTCCTTCAGCTGGCAAATCTGGAGATTTATTTGTCCTTGCTGGGTGTGCCAGCATACTGTTCAGTAATTTGATCTTACAAGTATATTATTGGTCCTGTTTCTTTCAAGTTTGCAAATATTCTTTATGTTTGTTCTGCATGTTGTTGCTCCTTTCTAGTGTTACTGACCTTGGTTTTCCTAAAGGTCTTTGTAATTGTGATGCACTTGTCTATGCATAGTGCTCAATGAAATGTGCCCAGGTATGCATGGTTGGTCTAAATTTTAGTGCATTCTTTGACCATGTGAATCATAAAAGATTATTGAGAATTGTTGCACCTTCTGtaataatctaaataaattttcaaaaagcaGTAAGTAGCTTTAGTATTATTGAGGTTTCTCAAAtagttcttggacctttgctattcATTATCTATACTATAGTAAAACCAAATTCAAGGTGGGATGGAGCCAAGATAGATTGATACAGCTGTGTCAAATCTTCAAAATTCTTGATAGTATAGAAATTGCAccaatttaggatttttttttttctttttaagaatgtGGCCAAGATTTGTGTGTTTTTCAACTAAAAAGCTGTCCATTCTATTaccacaagataaaaaaaaaaaaagttgtacttATTGCAAAAGTGACTATTTTTTATCAGCGTTGCCGAATGTACTCCATGGCGAAGTCTTCTAATCTCATTTAACGATCCTTTCCCTAGCCTCACAAGACAATGCAGTACCCTTTTAAAGCACATTTAAATGGCCCGGCAAAGGACGTCTTCTACAAggttttcaagtattttcaactggaataaaaagcagaaacttCAATATATCGAGACTGATGGATCGTGTGATTTCTGCGTCAGGACTGAGAGGAATAACTGTATTTTGGTTGCAGTGAGACACGTTTTTCATGAATCAATAAACCCTCATTTAAAACTGACAGTGCTTGAATTTACAGTGTCttactttgaaatatattaaaccTTTCTACAAGAAATTAcatctatctacagtatataaaatgaacaacTAACCCAACATATAGGCTATAAATCTTGAGACTCAAACTGCAAAGCATCATGAAATTGAAAGCCACAGATCTAGGGATTGGATTAAAAGGATTAAGATTGCCATATAGGACCCTTTAGGAATTTTCTCCTATAAGAAATCTAGCAGCATTGTAATAATCTGTTTTAACTCCTCCATGACACTCAAATTTGGTTCTACATGCAGCAAGGTCTGGAGAAAAACTGATTGGATATGCCAATGTTGCTACTATTCTAGCCATTGTTCCTTCTGTGCTGCCTTTGGGCTGTGGTTGCTGAATCCTTGAAAAAAGATGCAGCATGAGTGTAGTAGGCTTTGGGGaatgaagcttaacccttctaaacCTCAGAGTATGATAGCTAGTCAACCCTTGACTTaagttaaaatataaagttttaatcGTCAATGACCAAGATCTTAAGTGTAACATTTCATAAGTTtgcttttgagaagcatatacataatacatgtaaGTGTTTTGACTCTTCTTCCTTATCTGGATTACTGTTTTCCAGTGTGGTGGTCTTGTGCTGACCTTAATCTCAAACTTTTGGGGTGGAGATATGCCATCAATAAgcttattttgccaactcttaatgtagTACCATAAACAATTAAAAGTAATACTATTGTAGGCACACATGTTCAACCACACGCACTACCCATAATATGGcattacatgtacagtactgtatattcagtGTTTTTAATGATGATGTACTCCCTGTTAATaaccatttaaaatatttctggtatataattctaagccagctgtccgcagTGAGCTGGCCTATGGCAactgatgttttcctatgttattttacctgctgaacaagaatttaaaataatattttggcggtcggctgtaactaaaatgtaattgacccttgaaaactgcacatctGTACAGGTGGGTCGCACACAGCTCAAggataaattacagtttagcagcagccgactGACAAATTATTACCTTAatctcttgtaaagcaagtaaaataacatagaaaaacgtcaactgccatagtctagctccactggacactattcgaagctttcgtaaacgggaaacaagacattaccatttctgctttcaacTTTGGTGACCTCTATAGGTCGCTGTGGTAGAACAGCACTGcgtgccttatctgcatttttatagatttctggcaagctcgtatgttctggcaagaggtaattactttaaactcttgttcagcaagtaaaataacacaggaaaacgtcaattgccagtctctcaCAGATCTCCCTAAGCGCAGACAACTGGCAGCTGCTGATTCGTGAACCCAAAGCTAGCACGTGTATTAAGGCTTAAAATCAGCAGTACTAGTAacgaatgaaaagtgcctttggaacggctcccgctATCCattattcgcccttctttttacgcttgtttttcgtgttccaaatgacatgtataacaggaaatacaataCGGTACCCAACCCTTAtaccaagttatttaccccaccaaaatgcccgaattcccaacgggtcccccttactgttaaGCTATTCTcaaagggttttaccacacccaAAAACCCGATTCTCTACGGGTCCCCTTTACcatcggctacagttctaaggtaatttacagcttaattacatttGACCGCCAAactattactttaaattcttgttcaacaggtaaagttctatagaaaaacgttaactgccatagcctagctcaccgcggacagccggcttagatctaccacaTTTCTTactattttaattgtttatg
This genomic stretch from Macrobrachium rosenbergii isolate ZJJX-2024 chromosome 6, ASM4041242v1, whole genome shotgun sequence harbors:
- the LOC136839602 gene encoding small ribosomal subunit protein eS10-like — its product is MLMPKANRVAIYEHLFKEGVMVAERDLFMPKHPELEKIPNLHVIKALQSLKSRGYVEQNFAWRHYYWRLTNEGIQYLRDFLHLPAEIVPATLKKPARLEGRPRPIQSRPEGPRGEGSRDAYRRAPQGVDKTGDAGAGSASMEFSSGSFGRGGGGFGRGSRRPQ